A single window of Bacteroidota bacterium DNA harbors:
- a CDS encoding DUF177 domain-containing protein, which produces METKNFFIKVSRLSEGENHAQFELNDDFFVSNGSNFISNSKLIADVEINKLEATGRLNFHIHGTIDVDCDVCNRSIGLPLDFTQNAIMKISDSVSEESKDNEEIIYLRKSEDLVYLDELIYDFVLISIPMKKSCDIDGVVKNCDDEMLKKLENLSHDNEDTDDRWDDLKNLKFDN; this is translated from the coding sequence ATGGAAACAAAAAACTTCTTCATTAAGGTTTCTAGGTTGAGTGAGGGTGAGAACCACGCTCAGTTTGAACTTAATGATGATTTCTTTGTTTCAAATGGTTCTAATTTTATCAGTAACAGCAAGCTTATAGCCGACGTTGAAATAAATAAGCTAGAAGCTACTGGTAGGCTTAACTTTCATATACACGGAACAATAGATGTGGATTGTGATGTTTGCAACAGATCTATTGGTCTGCCTTTGGATTTTACGCAAAACGCGATAATGAAAATTAGTGATTCCGTTAGTGAAGAATCGAAGGATAATGAGGAAATTATATATCTGCGGAAGTCGGAAGATTTGGTTTATTTGGATGAGCTGATATATGATTTTGTTCTGATTTCGATACCCATGAAAAAAAGTTGTGACATAGATGGGGTTGTGAAAAATTGTGACGATGAAATGCTGAAAAAACTTGAGAACCTAAGCCATGACAATGAAGACACTGACGACAGATGGGACGACTTAAAAAATTTAAAATTCGACAATTGA